The genomic segment CCATAAAAACAGTCACTTTGTCATGAAGGACTTTAACCAAATACTCTGCATCAAAGAATATCTCATAGCCAATCCCCTCATAATTTGTCCTAAATTTTTCATATTCTGATTGCTCTGTGATTAAATCTAACTTTGAAATATAAATAAGAGGGTGTATATTTTTGTGTTCTAAAAAAACTAAAAAGCGGTCCAACAAGTTCAGACTAAAGTCAGGATTGACTGTTGACATAATAACTACTGCTTGGTCAATATTTGCAATTGACGGACGAACCAGACTATTTTTTCGTTCATGTATATTAAGGATATAACCTTCCGAATTTTTCTCAGCAGAAAAATCCACAAAATCTCCAACGACAGGTTTCATTCCTTTTTTACGAAAGTTTCCTCGTGCACGTGTTTGATAAACCTTATCTCCCACCGCAACATCGTAAAAACCTGCTAAAGATTTGACAATACGTCCATTTTTTATCATATTCTCATTATAACAAAAAAAGGCTTAACTGTAAGCCTTTTATTATTTTTTAGTCTGTAATACCATTTTATCAAAACAAGTGCGTGCTAATACTCCGACCTCTTAGGTCAGAGATAAAGCAGCACTAAGCTTTGAATTTCGTCCGACTAAATTCAGTGGTGAGTTG from the Lactococcus allomyrinae genome contains:
- the rsgA gene encoding ribosome small subunit-dependent GTPase A, producing MIKNGRIVKSLAGFYDVAVGDKVYQTRARGNFRKKGMKPVVGDFVDFSAEKNSEGYILNIHERKNSLVRPSIANIDQAVVIMSTVNPDFSLNLLDRFLVFLEHKNIHPLIYISKLDLITEQSEYEKFRTNYEGIGYEIFFDAEYLVKVLHDKVTVFMGQTGAGKTTLLNKIAPEMELATGETSEKLGRGRHTTRHVEFFEVANGLIADTPGFSSLDYEVDNQPDLNAAFPEILRISHNCKFRECTHTHEPECAVKEALEHQEILKSRYENYLQLLNEINKTRETYAKRRKKQV